From the genome of Uranotaenia lowii strain MFRU-FL chromosome 1, ASM2978415v1, whole genome shotgun sequence, one region includes:
- the LOC129737753 gene encoding uncharacterized protein K02A2.6-like — MLAIVDQELDRLQKLNIISSVDYSEWAAPIVVVRKANGTIRICGDYSTDDRLQSHQYPLPVPQDIFSKLAGCTIFSQIDLTDAFLQIEVDDSCKHLLTINTHRGLYQYNRLLPGVKAAPGPFQQLIDTMLAGLPGTSEYFDDLVVGGRNEKEHQQHLLQTLQRLQEFGFTIRPEKCSFGQKQIRYSGHILDSQGLQPDPAKIEAIKNLPAPKDISGVRSFLGAINFYGKFVPNMRDLRYPLDELLKANNSFNWNKSCQQSFTKFKEILSSDLLLTYYDPQKKSSFRQMHHRLALVQPFAISFPMEG; from the coding sequence ATGCTAGCAATTGTGGACCAAGAGCTCGACCGATTACAAAAGCTGAACATCATCTCGTCGGTCGATTACTCGGAGTGGGCCGCTCCGATCGTCGTCGTCCGCAAGGCTAATGGCACCATTAGAATTTGCGGAGATTATTCAACCGACGACCGACTTCAGTCACATCAATACCCTCTGCCGGTTCCGCAAGACATTTTCTCCAAGCTCGCAGGGTGCACCATTTTCAGTCAAATTGACTTGACTGATGCCTTTCTGCAGATAGAGGTCGACGACAGTTGCAAACACCTTCTCACCATCAACACCCACCGCGGTTTGTACCAATATAACCGTCTTTTGCCGGGAGTAAAAGCAGCGCCAGGGCCCTTCCAACAATTGATCGACACGATGTTGGCTGGTCTCCCCGGAACTTCCGAATATTTCGACGACTTAGTTGTGGGTGGCCGGAACGAAAAAGAACATCAGCAGCATCTTTTACAAACACTCCAGCGGCTGCAAGAGTTTGGTTTCACCATCCGTCCGGAAAAATGTTCTTTTGGGCAGAAGCAAATCCGTTATTCGGGTCACATCCTGGACAGCCAAGGCCTTCAACCAGACCCAGCCAAAATTGAAGCCATCAAAAACCTGCCAGCACCCAAGGACATCTCCGGCGTTCGGTCCTTCTTAGGGGCCATCAACTTCTACGGGAAATTTGTGCCGAATATGCGGGACCTACGGTATCCTTTGGATGAACTCCTCAAAGCAAACAACTCATTCAACTGGAACAAATCCTGCCAGCagtcttttacaaaatttaaggaGATCTTGTCGTCTGATCTTCTGTTAACCTATTATGACCCGCAAAAAAAATCGTCGTTTCGGCAGATGCATCATCGATTGGCATTGGTGCAACCATTTGCCATAAGTTTCCCTATGGAAGGTTAA
- the LOC129737754 gene encoding uncharacterized protein K02A2.6-like, protein MPLLRIFGSKKGIPNYTANRLQRWALTLLSYDFAIEYVPTDKFGNADILSRLISQHVKPDEDFVVACTNVEEDLRSVITSNINHLPLSFSMVQNATQTDSLLGKVARFTSAGWPRNRSDLKNWELQCFFDRRESLTVVQGCVVFGERLVVPQIYRKRCLAQLHKGHPGIQRMKSIARSFVYWPGIDQHIIDYIKACQPCASVVRTAEKAPPVPWPATPGPWYRVHIDYAGPLDGEYFLVVVDAHSKWPEIFPTKSITSGATINILRTLFANKGMPEVLVSDNGTQFTSADFGKFCSENGINHLTTPPFHPQSNGQAERFVDSFKRATKKIQQGEGSVKQALDTFLLTYRTTPNANVPEGKSPAEVMYGRPIRICLDLLRIPQPNPKVEIEESNKQPRSFERKQLVYAKVYANNKWTWEPGEVLEKVGHVIYNVWVNDRKLIRSHINQLRQRFPAQEKSGPSPTKDTHLPLSILLDEWDLPFQT, encoded by the coding sequence ATGCCCCTTCTACGAATCTTTGGCAGCAAGAAGGGCATCCCGAACTACACAGCCAACCGGCTCCAGCGGTGGGCGCTTACACTACTCTCATACGACTTTGCAATCGAGTACGTGCCCACAGACAAGTTCGGAAATGCTGACATCCTATCACGACTCATCAGTCAGCATGTCAAGCCAGATGAAGACTTCGTAGTCGCCTGCACCAACGTGGAAGAGGATCTAAGGTCAGTTATCACAAGTAATATTAATCATCTACCTCTCAGTTTTAGTATGGTGCAAAACGCAACACAAACCGATTCTTTACTGGGTAAGGTGGCCCGCTTTACAAGTGCTGGATGGCCACGCAATCGTTCCGATCTTAAGAATTGGGAGCTACAATGTTTCTTCGACCGCCGTGAAAGTCTGACCGTGGTCCAAGGTTGCGTCGTATTCGGCGAAAGGCTTGTGGTTCCCCAAATCTACCGCAAACGTTGTCTCGCCCAGCTCCACAAAGGCCACCCGGGCATCCAGAGGATGAAATCCATCGCCCGAAGCTTCGTTTACTGGCCCGGTATCGATCAGCACATCATCGACTACATCAAGGCTTGCCAGCCATGCGCTTCCGTTGTTCGCACTGCAGAAAAAGCTCCACCTGTTCCTTGGCCTGCTACACCTGGTCCATGGTATCGGGTTCACATCGATTACGCAGGCCCACTCGACGGTGAATATTTCCTGGTAGTCGTCGATGCTCACAGCAAGTGGCCAGAAATATTCCCCACGAAAAGCATAACTTCAGGCGCCACAATCAACATTCTGCGCACACTTTTTGCCAACAAGGGAATGCCCGAGGTTTTGGTCTCCGATAACGGCACGCAATTCACAAGCGCAGATTTTGGCAAATTCTGCAGCGAAAATGGAATCAATCACCTTACTACACCCCCATTCCATCCGCAATCCAACGGCCAAGCCGAAAGATTTGTGGACAGTTTCAAGAGAGCGACGAAGAAAATCCAGCAGGGGGAAGGATCCGTTAAGCAAGCTTTGGATACCTTTCTGCTTACTTACCGGACAACCCCGAATGCCAACGTACCTGAAGGTAAATCGCCAGCAGAAGTGATGTACGGTCGACCGATTCGTATATGCCTGGATTTACTACGAATTCCACAACCAAATCCGAAAGTCGAGATTGAAGAATCCAACAAACAACCAAGGTCGTTCGAGCGCAAACAACTAGTCTACGCCAAGGTTTACGCAAACAACAAGTGGACTTGGGAACCAGGAGAGGTGCTAGAGAAAGTCGGGCACGTGATTTACAACGTTTGGGTAAACGACCGGAAGCTGATTCGGTCTCACATCAACCAACTTCGTCAACGTTTTCCGGCTCAAGAAAAATCTGGTCCATCACCAACAAAAGACACCCATCTGCCTCTTAGCATCTTGTTGGATGAATGGGACCTCCCGTTCCAGACTTAA